A stretch of the Chlamydia pecorum E58 genome encodes the following:
- a CDS encoding LifA/Efa1-related large cytotoxin, with protein MTLPEIAPVSSTKNRSDIAVPSTNSSSANASSLFIYDIDLHKNHSTEDVVKIGKQLQDQFYNMKENRNLSFSASPSHHSGNWKTSFLYNLAQLVAQIFPNTIVPAKILPNTTVIPPPSEPQDPQEGATQENPMAPEKNLTTKDPIPIGPTQKNPLPKIKPLIKKKPTTQEKTPSQHQPRVSSASSVPEKKKPFVERAPIPRALKRFPSEVSSEEVSRVKEPKKSSRRKRALEPEESDDVATSTPYDLTPETIAEKLKLTPEQIKLSQVSLNNLKKAIRRYLSLSEALGERNSRVGQDLLVKQSTFLNNIRVRAKLEETAEYKQVMTTIKTEFDSHRVKINKHFHGIWIAGAPPDGTDVYIKTFLQAYNDFDFYFWVDGHAYAAAKFSSMLKKIAFDSAVAELRSATSQEVKDFVKQYDELKANYEIANNRELKQSYYEALHKLFEQYQKISKEIRSNFDAMFLKNMVTSQDGFFNYCILKGLGTTNDETRIEYLQNVLKLPEEDIKQYKDLIEANKKKIQGIVDKVNKDLGSEKVFIKDIRELHSMKDKVNTYNYEMEMLLRWNYPAASDQTRMYMLKEYGGIYTDLDMMPQYSKEVTQMIMDIGGNRFFESLPIRRAISDGVLKLANGERGITIEQISQDIDISKLLRDDRKKVTELLKQIEEKLPAVTKADKAKSSKDSESEEDKKKDKDGKEKDKSKEESEKSKNGEDGKDGEKAKAQGSEGEGAKAKVPGDSDTKFSLFQRMAPDSVRDLMPILQRYHKWNTGWNVRGLNGLMMAHQGSATVDAVIEGQRRAYDELKGLRESVLSGEYFKKIEDLKDLDHKALIGGHLVENYLGGSLFSNFRQDTIIAGALSTLGISGPDLIMKEMKAYFRNLGPIGEDYLDGKRLAKKAFLGAYNKIIVEGKETYDWLNPISIGANDVTPADESTWCGVKQRCVAELLFSDDSKLSPERPKGITRTQVNKEDFTKLWKEESKKRLPKDLLDKFNALIEDSNFDILKFSELDRELYTFYNQLGDDFAAKNSIFSLQVQMADLIRAMSFPVSNQVNLFLNFHNNLNLDLEKSIKLYLQSHTQTQIVLWHSTINDRVMFLRDILSIVERDRLLKESFSDPEETPISEAEQNLLSEWSELQSKDTLDILGSQEQEKLLAISSLIYESDVLSSRVTQIENKLSSGAYYLRLEETLAGWASLSSQDLKKKVIDYMKATMGKDQHPDQQKRKLFDDLYEQGFKKRIEEPIKKIQEFIKKLPEPERIFLLNMDNYLKNAELFLNLATEGYAFSDLTEISRYLLAEYGISGIFSEGSVFPAPSNTLVDILKATLGDDYETMHDVLPTIYSWLAEDYDSKESQKFFNDLPEDLRKKLEGKTAKNLLTPPIDTQVSGWGMRFGMEGGRETENTMTSVSPGFFNGASYSMNRYLSALFSIHRRIQLGSLTEDFVKYILESKGASCFLHDKTAIEKLLQASKEKKYLSLTEIHQTLSNQVNLAEASAKLMTVVLPGIGRIIEREGDFSRPLLTTMTDSVALHSYDYTGVGLSKDIFSVPHEVPTTQSVVEQAKYTLISWPEFYHSLSTLWSDLARHYGADVLSAHPQSFLYEIEGRCMGLSMLYMSAESAASYRLLQENLETVSALFQTKEREHLPLTKSDQDLLNRSLSLINWLQYQGNRFLLEKKILTEKSWNIQTLTHIFETQNTKSLLITTPTHTLTLSFMDSFFRVTDPNFGHVDFPSIVMALHFIEEMVQSSDLIKMRYGISNEKPISEQLKVFFPATQEAKNAWFSSTDAGLLSHYQETTLEKMRQRGATVIERIRTTWATLYKIGGSIEHRRIDENTSNKDLDQMKLNGDVLEDFISKNALSADLVTLILTLLETRGIEDGTKHVSPSLIVETPREAASLLKLIQSSTSKTKSALKGFFSDLYNKIKTKQLDGKTPPKVTIHDDDSVSLEFKKGSSIEKISFPKSTFVSLFRDFGQLVNGVGASGVTDLELGMSIVSLVQYIRLVQEGRGDEPLAIANLFLDMKELTEMTLGSVLQACYKKFITSEGIDGFRLENLLAEQFRKVATKTGGKIGNAFSKIATVLELPVLETLVGTWDLVDSIQTLIHSDNRPDRVGATVDVAFNSITLGITLASVAAPSLMLAAGPLAAIGMGASAIARNVALREDRHEKWKVYKKFLTDGSAHILFASPERHLLDFSGNYVLGNFYLDLRQNPPILKGDRSYNSNWRIGNKAGWTDWEIRDKIGYAYRMSPSYALAQGHANSFWPSSIPEIPEGVYRTVILGYGATYEAVTEVVYLSNQVVWREAIMEQTSRYYQDPLKAKNRASTVIGGNEPLTVIPTRLLEKDTRETLDFASSYKDYKITLVGGKGGLTVQVGGAGYYNLTGDPHVDNTISFRAIPPPFGVNFNLTLLEQDVPFIRPNGTRENMLKILQTGFNTIIGSSSGNDTFVGNIDTKFYVSPKGGTIYSGGGDVEYHVPKLTAPLNIFLSKNSTSHLIITEMDASHLKPVSGSLSLASNTQLLDEQLSGIYVFNEDKSTNFSRWVDHYEARLGDGLTVVPVYVIEKDKKKEPQITLGVKSCNLVKWQKKHPEGIISPEYALRWLTKRSWEIAAEVKFTLEQGTAIYFKESKKVTYYPAPYTTLEIFQEQDIRVVIQGSQGDTYVLSTIYYSAQITKQTEIFLAHDDILYPQILDVSSIIPKTIMAKRSGIQQIDIEISSSEHRLAVRLTWKGPLPSKSKIKINDSTQIRLGFVDSELTKSKYPYAWNVIYHEKTLIPERVENVRSLNNTVILMLSENKRKNEHLFAIENSEDINIKMHGQMQSGHITGAYKEDLKTKIYFTKNLNEFDITTDAHKTKYLFFTDNDKNTDTGTNILFYSTLYPKILYAKETPLSRYSQRVWSSYDELNVENTSLYLENFIRYVIDEETDALYRQLLYVQNLVSIRNTDLLLKLFYVRHTKGIGSVLITFKNFFVDSMNDISEKTFLKEALPLLAENAHKLINPKYREFLELRLGDETLNLAILVQEFSSKEHILPMSQDKHKLLIPEKFQEMDLAVLTYTIDPKDTELPSTTLSFLEGALKEFRLPLPTSPIGSYYLDPVSGDLYATRILMKTPQTKAFVITFKGYKKNREAFYPFVLTSMHTPEISTRNVGTALQFYGPELRHIEFGFTTHHTDKGEDRVQDKAISRSRMIFFNNDQVLRYDPLTVKQFFSRTDLLMADLKTRAREAHIDDFSLRSQMYDSYLLEAAMHLDKPVPKWEISPSLLKGAITYYKSEVPTWVRYRLRAASRVKLPAKGVTLYLTTSQNNIFKKKRSQGFDIFYSFIGLEPFLTPHEKSGDTSLNLKQDVTLIVRKIDETEYNKKRIYIVMELAPEETEKLKNDPNVITLPIKT; from the coding sequence ATGACTCTGCCGGAAATTGCGCCTGTTTCCTCAACGAAAAACCGTTCTGATATTGCAGTTCCTAGCACGAACTCTTCTTCTGCAAACGCAAGTTCTCTCTTTATTTACGATATAGATCTCCATAAAAACCACTCTACAGAAGATGTTGTTAAGATTGGGAAGCAACTCCAAGATCAATTTTATAATATGAAGGAAAATAGAAATCTGTCATTTTCAGCCTCTCCCTCTCATCATTCTGGGAATTGGAAGACCTCTTTTCTTTATAACCTTGCACAACTTGTTGCGCAGATTTTCCCTAACACAATTGTTCCTGCAAAGATCCTTCCGAACACCACGGTAATTCCTCCACCTTCGGAACCTCAAGACCCTCAGGAGGGAGCGACCCAAGAAAATCCGATGGCTCCAGAGAAGAATCTTACTACAAAAGATCCTATTCCTATCGGGCCTACGCAAAAGAATCCTCTTCCAAAAATTAAACCCTTAATAAAAAAGAAACCCACTACACAAGAAAAAACCCCTTCTCAACACCAACCAAGAGTTTCCTCTGCGTCTTCTGTCCCTGAAAAAAAGAAGCCTTTTGTAGAGAGGGCTCCTATTCCTAGAGCCCTAAAAAGATTTCCCTCTGAGGTTTCTTCAGAAGAAGTTTCTAGAGTAAAAGAACCTAAGAAAAGCTCTCGACGTAAGCGAGCTTTAGAGCCTGAAGAATCGGATGATGTTGCCACCAGCACTCCGTATGACCTTACCCCAGAAACAATAGCAGAAAAACTAAAACTTACTCCAGAGCAGATAAAGTTATCCCAAGTCTCGCTAAACAACTTAAAAAAAGCAATTCGTCGCTATTTAAGTTTAAGTGAAGCTCTGGGAGAGAGGAATTCTAGAGTAGGGCAAGATCTTCTTGTTAAGCAGTCCACTTTTCTTAATAACATTCGTGTAAGAGCGAAATTGGAAGAGACTGCAGAGTACAAGCAGGTCATGACTACGATTAAAACAGAGTTTGATTCCCATCGTGTAAAGATTAACAAACACTTCCATGGAATTTGGATTGCTGGAGCGCCTCCAGATGGGACCGATGTATACATTAAAACATTTCTTCAAGCTTATAATGACTTTGATTTTTACTTTTGGGTAGATGGTCATGCCTACGCTGCAGCGAAATTTTCCTCCATGCTAAAGAAAATCGCTTTTGATTCTGCTGTTGCAGAGTTACGCAGTGCAACCTCCCAAGAAGTTAAAGATTTTGTTAAACAATATGATGAGCTTAAAGCGAACTATGAAATTGCCAACAACCGTGAGTTGAAACAAAGCTATTATGAAGCTTTACATAAGCTCTTCGAACAGTATCAAAAGATTAGTAAGGAAATTCGCTCAAATTTTGATGCCATGTTTCTTAAAAACATGGTGACTTCTCAGGATGGGTTTTTCAACTATTGTATCCTGAAAGGTCTCGGAACGACAAACGATGAAACACGTATAGAATACCTTCAAAACGTATTAAAGCTCCCAGAAGAAGATATCAAGCAATACAAAGATCTTATCGAAGCGAATAAAAAGAAAATCCAAGGTATCGTCGATAAAGTTAATAAAGATCTCGGTTCGGAAAAAGTCTTTATCAAAGACATTCGGGAGCTGCACTCCATGAAAGACAAGGTCAATACCTATAACTATGAGATGGAGATGCTTCTGCGTTGGAACTATCCTGCAGCATCAGACCAAACCAGAATGTACATGCTTAAGGAATACGGAGGAATCTATACAGACTTAGATATGATGCCTCAGTACTCTAAAGAAGTCACACAGATGATCATGGATATTGGAGGCAACCGTTTTTTTGAATCTCTCCCTATTAGAAGAGCGATTTCTGATGGCGTATTAAAGCTAGCAAATGGAGAGAGAGGTATTACTATAGAACAAATTAGTCAAGATATCGATATCTCAAAGCTCTTAAGAGACGATAGAAAGAAAGTCACCGAGCTTTTAAAGCAGATCGAAGAAAAACTTCCCGCTGTGACAAAAGCAGATAAGGCAAAATCTTCAAAAGACTCAGAAAGTGAAGAAGATAAAAAGAAAGACAAAGATGGCAAGGAAAAGGACAAGAGTAAAGAGGAAAGTGAAAAATCCAAAAATGGGGAAGACGGTAAAGATGGAGAAAAGGCTAAAGCTCAAGGTTCAGAAGGAGAGGGGGCAAAAGCTAAAGTTCCAGGAGATTCGGATACTAAATTCTCTCTTTTCCAAAGGATGGCTCCAGATTCTGTTCGAGACCTTATGCCAATTTTGCAAAGGTATCACAAGTGGAACACTGGCTGGAACGTCCGGGGATTAAATGGCTTGATGATGGCACATCAAGGTAGTGCTACTGTAGATGCTGTTATTGAAGGACAGCGCAGAGCCTATGATGAGCTCAAGGGATTGCGTGAGAGTGTATTAAGTGGGGAATATTTTAAAAAAATCGAAGATCTTAAAGACCTCGACCATAAAGCGCTTATTGGAGGCCACCTTGTTGAGAATTATCTTGGGGGCAGTCTCTTTTCTAACTTTAGGCAAGATACCATCATTGCTGGAGCCTTAAGTACCTTAGGGATTTCAGGGCCTGATTTAATTATGAAAGAGATGAAAGCATATTTTCGTAATCTAGGACCAATTGGAGAAGACTATCTTGATGGAAAGAGGTTAGCGAAAAAAGCGTTTTTAGGGGCTTATAATAAAATTATCGTAGAGGGGAAGGAGACCTATGACTGGCTGAATCCTATTTCTATTGGAGCGAATGATGTTACTCCTGCGGACGAGAGTACTTGGTGTGGAGTGAAGCAACGCTGCGTTGCAGAACTGTTATTTTCAGACGATTCAAAATTATCTCCGGAAAGGCCTAAAGGCATTACTCGTACTCAAGTAAACAAAGAAGATTTCACTAAGCTTTGGAAGGAAGAGTCTAAAAAGCGTTTACCCAAAGATCTCTTGGATAAATTTAATGCGTTAATTGAGGATTCAAACTTTGATATCCTAAAATTTTCCGAGCTCGATAGAGAGCTTTATACATTTTACAATCAGCTAGGAGATGATTTTGCTGCAAAGAACTCTATATTTTCTTTGCAAGTGCAGATGGCAGACCTTATTCGTGCGATGTCATTTCCTGTCTCTAACCAAGTCAATTTGTTTCTTAACTTCCACAATAACCTCAACCTAGACCTAGAAAAGTCTATAAAGCTCTATCTTCAAAGCCATACTCAAACCCAAATTGTTCTTTGGCATAGCACAATAAACGACAGGGTAATGTTCTTAAGAGACATCCTTTCTATCGTGGAACGTGATCGTCTCCTAAAAGAAAGTTTTTCCGATCCAGAAGAAACTCCAATATCAGAAGCGGAACAAAATCTCCTTTCAGAATGGTCGGAACTACAATCTAAAGATACCTTGGACATTCTAGGCTCCCAAGAGCAAGAGAAATTATTAGCCATTTCTTCTTTGATCTATGAAAGTGACGTATTGAGCTCGCGCGTCACACAAATCGAAAATAAACTCTCCTCTGGAGCATATTACTTAAGGTTAGAAGAAACCTTAGCTGGCTGGGCGTCACTGTCATCTCAAGATCTTAAGAAAAAGGTCATAGATTACATGAAAGCGACCATGGGAAAAGACCAGCATCCCGACCAGCAGAAACGAAAGCTTTTCGATGATCTTTATGAGCAAGGGTTTAAAAAGAGGATCGAAGAACCGATTAAGAAAATCCAAGAATTTATAAAGAAACTCCCAGAGCCAGAAAGGATCTTTCTTTTAAACATGGATAATTACCTCAAGAATGCGGAATTATTCTTGAATCTTGCTACTGAAGGCTATGCTTTTTCCGACCTTACGGAAATTTCTCGTTACCTTCTTGCAGAATATGGAATTTCTGGGATTTTTTCTGAAGGCAGTGTGTTTCCTGCGCCCTCAAATACCCTCGTAGACATTCTAAAAGCCACTCTAGGAGACGATTATGAAACTATGCATGATGTTCTTCCAACAATCTACTCCTGGCTCGCAGAAGATTACGATAGTAAAGAATCTCAAAAGTTCTTTAACGATCTCCCTGAAGATTTAAGAAAAAAATTAGAAGGAAAGACAGCAAAGAATTTACTTACACCTCCTATAGATACGCAAGTTTCTGGATGGGGAATGCGCTTTGGAATGGAAGGGGGGCGAGAAACTGAAAACACCATGACAAGTGTGAGCCCAGGATTCTTTAACGGGGCTTCCTATTCCATGAACCGCTATCTCTCAGCTTTGTTTTCTATCCATAGACGTATACAACTGGGCTCTCTAACTGAAGATTTTGTGAAGTATATATTAGAGTCTAAAGGAGCCTCATGTTTCCTACATGACAAAACTGCTATAGAAAAGCTTCTACAAGCCTCTAAAGAGAAAAAGTATCTTTCATTAACAGAGATTCACCAAACTCTTTCTAATCAGGTAAACTTAGCAGAAGCCTCAGCAAAATTGATGACTGTGGTTTTACCTGGAATAGGAAGAATTATTGAACGAGAAGGAGATTTCAGTCGTCCTCTTCTCACTACCATGACGGATTCTGTGGCTCTCCATTCCTATGATTATACTGGTGTAGGGCTAAGCAAGGATATCTTTTCTGTTCCTCATGAGGTTCCTACAACACAATCTGTAGTGGAACAGGCAAAATATACTCTCATTTCCTGGCCGGAGTTTTATCATAGCCTTTCTACATTATGGAGTGACCTTGCCAGACACTATGGCGCTGATGTTCTTTCTGCCCACCCACAATCATTCCTCTATGAAATAGAAGGGCGCTGTATGGGTTTGTCTATGCTCTATATGTCAGCTGAAAGTGCTGCTAGCTATAGACTCCTTCAGGAAAACCTCGAGACAGTCTCAGCGTTATTTCAAACTAAAGAACGAGAACATCTTCCCTTAACAAAGTCTGATCAAGATCTTCTCAATCGCTCACTTTCTTTAATCAACTGGCTACAATATCAAGGAAACCGCTTCCTTTTGGAGAAAAAAATCCTCACAGAAAAGTCCTGGAATATACAAACCTTAACGCACATCTTTGAAACGCAAAATACCAAAAGCCTACTGATTACTACTCCAACTCACACTCTGACGTTAAGTTTCATGGATTCCTTCTTTAGAGTTACGGACCCAAACTTTGGCCATGTAGACTTTCCTTCCATTGTAATGGCGCTTCACTTCATTGAGGAGATGGTGCAATCCTCTGATCTTATCAAGATGCGCTACGGGATTTCCAATGAGAAACCTATCTCTGAACAACTTAAAGTCTTTTTTCCTGCTACACAGGAGGCAAAAAATGCATGGTTCTCCTCCACAGATGCGGGTCTACTCTCTCACTATCAAGAGACCACCCTAGAAAAAATGCGTCAAAGGGGCGCTACCGTTATCGAAAGAATCCGAACTACCTGGGCAACCCTATATAAGATTGGCGGCTCAATTGAGCATAGGAGGATAGACGAAAATACCTCCAATAAAGACTTAGACCAAATGAAACTCAATGGAGATGTTTTAGAGGACTTCATATCTAAAAACGCATTAAGTGCTGATTTGGTGACATTAATTTTAACTCTTTTAGAAACTCGGGGAATTGAAGATGGAACCAAACACGTTAGTCCCTCGCTGATTGTTGAAACCCCTAGAGAAGCAGCTTCTTTACTAAAACTGATTCAAAGTTCCACATCAAAAACAAAAAGCGCCTTAAAGGGCTTCTTTTCAGATCTTTATAACAAAATAAAAACGAAGCAACTCGATGGAAAAACTCCTCCTAAAGTCACAATTCATGACGATGATAGTGTTTCTTTAGAATTTAAAAAAGGATCTTCCATAGAAAAAATTTCTTTCCCTAAAAGTACTTTTGTTTCTCTCTTTAGGGATTTTGGACAACTTGTAAATGGAGTTGGAGCCTCAGGAGTGACGGATCTTGAGCTCGGAATGAGCATCGTCTCTTTAGTGCAATATATCCGTTTAGTACAAGAAGGACGAGGAGACGAGCCTCTTGCCATTGCGAACCTCTTCCTTGATATGAAAGAACTCACGGAAATGACCTTGGGGTCTGTCCTTCAAGCATGTTATAAAAAATTTATCACTAGCGAGGGGATTGATGGCTTTCGGTTAGAGAATCTCTTAGCAGAGCAATTTCGAAAAGTTGCCACAAAGACTGGAGGAAAAATCGGGAATGCTTTCTCTAAAATTGCGACAGTGTTGGAACTTCCCGTTTTAGAAACACTTGTAGGAACATGGGACCTTGTCGATAGTATTCAAACACTTATACATTCAGATAACCGTCCTGATCGCGTGGGAGCAACCGTAGATGTCGCCTTTAATAGCATCACGCTAGGGATTACCCTAGCTTCCGTAGCTGCCCCCTCATTGATGCTAGCTGCAGGTCCCTTAGCTGCGATCGGAATGGGAGCAAGCGCTATCGCTCGTAACGTTGCCCTTCGTGAAGATCGACATGAGAAGTGGAAGGTATATAAGAAATTCCTAACAGATGGCAGTGCGCATATTCTCTTTGCTTCTCCTGAACGCCACCTTCTAGATTTTTCTGGAAACTATGTTTTAGGAAACTTCTACTTAGATCTTAGGCAAAATCCTCCCATTCTTAAGGGAGATCGCTCCTATAATTCCAATTGGAGGATAGGGAATAAGGCTGGCTGGACAGACTGGGAAATCAGAGATAAGATTGGCTACGCCTATAGGATGAGTCCCTCTTATGCCTTAGCTCAAGGACATGCCAATAGCTTTTGGCCTAGTAGCATTCCTGAAATCCCAGAGGGAGTCTATAGGACTGTAATTTTAGGCTATGGTGCTACCTATGAAGCTGTTACTGAAGTTGTTTATCTATCCAATCAAGTTGTATGGAGAGAAGCCATTATGGAGCAAACTTCTCGATACTATCAAGACCCCCTAAAAGCAAAGAATAGGGCAAGTACAGTCATAGGTGGAAATGAGCCTTTAACAGTGATTCCTACGCGTCTACTTGAAAAGGATACCAGGGAGACCCTCGACTTTGCTTCATCGTACAAAGACTATAAAATTACCCTTGTAGGAGGAAAAGGAGGCCTTACAGTTCAAGTAGGGGGTGCGGGGTACTATAACCTTACTGGAGATCCCCATGTAGATAACACCATCTCTTTCAGAGCCATTCCTCCTCCTTTTGGTGTGAATTTTAACCTTACTCTCTTAGAGCAAGATGTTCCCTTTATCCGTCCTAATGGAACCCGGGAGAACATGCTAAAGATCCTCCAGACAGGTTTTAATACAATTATCGGCTCAAGTAGTGGGAACGATACATTTGTAGGGAATATTGACACGAAGTTCTATGTCAGTCCTAAAGGGGGAACGATCTACTCTGGAGGGGGAGATGTAGAATACCACGTGCCGAAGCTTACCGCTCCTTTAAATATCTTTTTATCGAAGAACTCTACAAGCCACCTCATCATTACAGAAATGGATGCTTCCCATCTTAAGCCTGTCTCAGGGAGCTTAAGTCTTGCAAGCAACACCCAACTCTTAGATGAACAGCTCTCGGGAATCTATGTGTTTAATGAAGATAAAAGTACAAACTTCTCGCGTTGGGTAGATCATTACGAGGCACGCCTAGGGGATGGCCTGACTGTAGTTCCTGTTTATGTTATAGAGAAAGATAAGAAAAAAGAACCTCAAATTACCTTAGGAGTGAAGTCCTGCAACCTAGTAAAATGGCAGAAAAAACATCCCGAAGGGATTATCTCTCCTGAGTACGCACTTCGTTGGCTAACAAAAAGATCTTGGGAGATAGCTGCTGAAGTGAAGTTTACCTTAGAGCAAGGAACTGCAATCTACTTCAAAGAAAGTAAGAAGGTTACATATTATCCCGCTCCCTATACTACTTTGGAAATCTTCCAAGAACAAGATATCCGTGTGGTAATCCAAGGGTCTCAGGGGGATACTTATGTACTCTCTACAATCTACTACAGTGCACAAATCACTAAACAAACGGAGATATTCTTAGCGCACGATGATATTCTCTATCCGCAAATTCTCGATGTCAGCTCTATCATTCCCAAGACGATCATGGCAAAAAGATCCGGGATACAACAGATCGATATTGAGATTTCCTCTTCAGAGCATCGCCTTGCAGTGAGATTAACCTGGAAAGGGCCTCTTCCAAGCAAAAGTAAAATTAAAATCAATGATTCTACCCAAATCAGATTAGGATTTGTAGATTCTGAACTGACAAAATCTAAATATCCATATGCATGGAACGTAATCTATCATGAAAAAACCTTAATTCCAGAGAGGGTGGAAAATGTACGCAGTCTTAATAACACCGTCATTTTAATGTTGAGTGAGAACAAAAGAAAGAATGAACACCTCTTCGCGATAGAAAACTCTGAAGATATCAACATCAAAATGCACGGGCAAATGCAATCTGGCCACATCACAGGTGCGTATAAGGAAGATCTAAAAACCAAGATCTACTTCACTAAAAACCTAAACGAGTTTGACATCACTACAGATGCACATAAAACTAAATACCTCTTCTTTACGGACAACGATAAGAACACAGACACAGGGACAAACATCCTATTCTATAGCACCTTGTATCCTAAAATACTCTATGCTAAAGAAACCCCACTTTCACGATATTCACAAAGGGTCTGGTCTTCCTATGATGAGCTCAATGTAGAGAACACTTCATTATACTTGGAAAACTTCATCCGCTACGTTATCGATGAAGAGACAGATGCCCTATATAGACAGCTGCTATACGTACAGAATCTCGTTTCTATCCGCAATACAGATCTCCTCCTAAAGCTCTTTTACGTTAGACATACTAAAGGGATAGGTTCTGTCCTCATCACCTTTAAGAACTTCTTCGTAGATTCCATGAATGACATCTCCGAGAAAACCTTCTTAAAAGAAGCCTTACCGCTCCTTGCGGAAAATGCTCACAAGTTAATCAATCCTAAATATAGAGAGTTTCTTGAGTTAAGATTAGGGGATGAGACTTTAAACCTAGCAATTTTAGTTCAGGAGTTTAGTAGCAAAGAACATATTCTTCCTATGTCCCAGGATAAACACAAACTCCTGATCCCAGAAAAATTCCAAGAGATGGATTTGGCAGTATTAACTTATACTATAGATCCTAAAGATACTGAGTTACCCTCGACAACCTTATCTTTCTTAGAGGGGGCTTTAAAAGAATTCCGCCTTCCACTCCCCACCTCTCCGATAGGGTCATATTACCTAGATCCTGTAAGCGGAGATCTTTATGCAACACGGATCCTAATGAAAACCCCACAAACGAAAGCGTTTGTTATTACATTTAAAGGCTATAAGAAAAATAGAGAGGCGTTTTATCCCTTTGTGCTCACATCTATGCACACTCCAGAAATTAGCACCAGAAATGTTGGGACAGCACTGCAATTTTATGGCCCAGAATTGCGCCATATAGAATTTGGCTTTACAACACACCATACAGACAAAGGGGAGGATAGAGTTCAAGATAAAGCGATCTCCAGATCTCGTATGATTTTCTTTAACAACGACCAGGTTCTCCGCTATGACCCTTTAACGGTAAAGCAGTTCTTCTCACGTACAGATTTACTCATGGCGGATCTTAAAACACGAGCCAGGGAAGCTCATATTGATGATTTTAGCTTGCGCTCACAAATGTACGATAGCTACCTCTTAGAAGCAGCTATGCATTTAGATAAACCTGTTCCGAAATGGGAAATTTCTCCAAGTCTCCTGAAAGGAGCCATAACCTATTACAAATCTGAAGTCCCAACTTGGGTACGCTATCGCCTTAGAGCAGCCTCTAGAGTCAAGCTCCCAGCTAAAGGAGTAACCCTGTATCTTACGACATCACAAAATAACATCTTTAAAAAGAAACGATCGCAAGGGTTCGATATTTTCTATAGCTTTATAGGATTAGAACCCTTCCTTACCCCCCACGAGAAATCTGGAGATACCTCACTAAATCTTAAACAAGATGTGACACTCATAGTCAGGAAAATCGATGAAACGGAATATAACAAAAAAAGGATCTATATCGTTATGGAACTCGCCCCAGAAGAAACAGAAAAACTTAAAAACGATCCCAATGTTATAACGCTACCTATAAAAACTTAA
- a CDS encoding phospholipase D-like domain-containing protein: MSTRSIGGGGGPSGSRYHPYIRDDHHRSSREEVSRRSRDHHRRHGSNQRSRIHGHHGHRSRETERGPHQQHRHHEDIESRLSSLAIPRLRSSEERIRLFSAHQHTYNQPISMICSAIEDARKQILLKIYHISSEKIILSLVKQARNVPTRVQYQESPNIEALSAGSSIVLEKRHASAILHKKTLCVDESLVISGSANYTELSLQKDVNLTLRMRGSMLYEMVSRGRRGTVNVGNQQVIYHPITRVRGRGDNYRFITSEINEAKSSILISIYALNQKEILSCLEQALLRGVYIKIIVDAKESCLLQKITQDMKIRSCIYERTCEETLHTKACCIDSKVLICGSANWTGAGLNKNLEDLFIVYPLTETQLQCFLDIWKYLESNSKLVFPDSEVPSTSV, encoded by the coding sequence ATGAGTACACGTAGTATTGGGGGGGGGGGGGGACCTTCTGGTTCAAGATATCATCCCTACATAAGAGATGATCATCATAGATCGTCTCGAGAAGAAGTATCGAGACGATCAAGAGATCATCATAGGCGTCATGGATCTAATCAAAGGTCTAGAATACATGGACATCATGGACATCGTAGTAGGGAAACAGAAAGAGGCCCCCATCAGCAGCATAGGCATCATGAAGATATTGAAAGTAGATTATCTAGTTTAGCCATACCAAGATTACGAAGTAGTGAAGAAAGAATAAGACTTTTTTCTGCACATCAACACACATATAACCAGCCTATAAGCATGATTTGTAGTGCTATTGAAGACGCTAGAAAACAGATTTTATTAAAAATTTACCATATTTCTTCAGAAAAAATAATATTGTCACTTGTTAAACAAGCAAGAAATGTTCCTACTCGTGTTCAGTATCAAGAATCTCCTAATATAGAAGCTCTTTCTGCAGGTTCTAGTATTGTATTAGAGAAGAGACATGCTAGTGCAATACTGCATAAAAAAACTCTTTGTGTTGACGAGAGCCTCGTGATTTCTGGTAGTGCAAATTATACTGAGTTATCCTTACAGAAAGATGTGAATTTAACATTAAGGATGCGAGGATCTATGTTATATGAGATGGTCTCTAGAGGTCGTCGTGGAACAGTCAATGTTGGAAATCAGCAAGTAATTTATCATCCTATTACTAGAGTCAGAGGTCGTGGAGATAACTATAGATTTATTACTTCTGAGATTAATGAAGCTAAAAGTAGCATCCTTATTTCTATATACGCTTTAAATCAAAAAGAGATTTTATCTTGTTTAGAACAAGCTTTGTTAAGAGGAGTTTATATAAAAATAATTGTTGATGCTAAAGAATCTTGTCTACTCCAAAAAATTACTCAGGACATGAAGATTCGTTCCTGTATTTATGAACGAACTTGTGAGGAGACTCTTCATACAAAAGCTTGTTGTATAGATTCCAAAGTTCTTATATGTGGCTCAGCGAACTGGACTGGGGCAGGATTAAATAAAAACTTAGAAGATTTATTTATAGTATATCCTTTAACTGAAACTCAGTTGCAATGTTTCTTAGATATATGGAAGTACCTGGAAAGTAATAGCAAACTAGTTTTCCCTGATTCAGAAGTCCCCTCGACTTCTGTTTGA